A genome region from Dickeya dadantii NCPPB 898 includes the following:
- a CDS encoding bile acid:sodium symporter family protein has product MAWLQRLKIDKFLLVLIAVVITASIFPCEGWAKVFFENLTNAAIALLFFMHGAKLSRDAITAGMGHWRLHLVVFASTFILFPLLGIGMAFLSPQILTPGLYLGFLYLCALPATVQSAIAFTSMARGNVAAAICSASASSILGVFLSPVLVGLLMHTQGGQTDTLHAIGSIIMQLMVPFVIGHLSRPLIGGWVDRHRKLINITDRSSILLVVYVAFSEAVVQGIWHQINGWSLLAVVVCSLVLLGIVLVCTTLAARKLGFSTPDEITIVFCGSKKSLANGIPMANVLFPAAAVGAMVLPLMIFHQIQLMVCATLAQRYAKRTAPSGDSAAATEK; this is encoded by the coding sequence ATGGCATGGTTACAACGCTTAAAAATTGACAAATTTTTGCTGGTCTTGATTGCGGTGGTGATCACCGCATCCATTTTCCCGTGCGAAGGCTGGGCCAAGGTTTTCTTTGAAAACCTGACCAATGCGGCAATCGCACTGCTGTTTTTCATGCATGGCGCCAAGCTGTCTCGCGATGCCATCACCGCCGGGATGGGCCATTGGCGTTTACACCTGGTGGTGTTTGCCAGCACTTTCATTCTGTTCCCGCTGTTGGGGATCGGCATGGCATTTCTGTCGCCGCAGATATTAACGCCGGGGTTGTATCTCGGTTTTCTGTATCTGTGCGCGCTGCCGGCCACCGTACAATCGGCGATTGCGTTTACGTCCATGGCGCGCGGCAACGTTGCGGCGGCTATCTGTAGCGCATCGGCCTCCAGCATTTTGGGGGTATTCCTGTCGCCGGTACTGGTCGGATTGCTAATGCATACCCAGGGAGGGCAAACTGATACGCTGCATGCAATCGGTTCGATTATCATGCAGTTGATGGTGCCGTTTGTTATCGGTCACCTGTCTCGTCCGCTGATTGGTGGTTGGGTTGATCGCCATCGTAAACTGATCAATATCACTGACCGGTCATCGATTCTTTTAGTGGTGTATGTGGCGTTCAGCGAGGCGGTGGTACAGGGGATCTGGCACCAGATTAATGGCTGGTCGCTGTTGGCGGTGGTGGTGTGTTCGTTGGTGCTGCTGGGAATTGTGCTGGTTTGCACTACGCTGGCGGCGCGTAAACTGGGATTCAGTACCCCGGATGAAATCACCATCGTGTTCTGTGGATCGAAAAAGAGTCTGGCGAACGGTATACCAATGGCTAATGTGCTGTTTCCTGCGGCGGCCGTCGGTGCAATGGTGCTACCTCTGATGATTTTCCACCAGATTCAGTTGATGGTATGCGCGACGCTGGCACAGCGGTATGCGAAGCGCACCGCACCGTCGGGTGATTCAGCAGCGGCGACCGAAAAGTAA
- a CDS encoding SgcJ/EcaC family oxidoreductase, which yields MYKKVLLSLSLLSAVATSQAYAANTETCVKTDEKAIASLFDRWNASLQTGDAKKVNANYAADAVLLPTLSGKMRTTDAERIDYFEHFLPKKPVGKIDNRVIKIGCNEALDIGNYTFTFGDDNSQAKARYTYTYAFSDGKWLITSHHSSVRPQD from the coding sequence ATGTATAAAAAAGTTTTGCTTTCACTGAGTTTGCTCAGTGCTGTCGCCACTTCCCAGGCTTATGCAGCCAACACCGAAACCTGTGTCAAGACTGACGAGAAAGCTATCGCCAGTCTGTTTGATCGCTGGAATGCATCGCTGCAGACCGGTGATGCCAAGAAAGTTAACGCCAATTATGCCGCCGATGCAGTATTACTGCCGACGCTGTCTGGAAAAATGCGGACAACAGATGCTGAACGTATTGATTACTTTGAGCATTTCTTACCGAAAAAGCCTGTTGGTAAAATTGATAACCGCGTTATCAAAATCGGTTGTAACGAAGCATTGGATATCGGTAACTACACCTTTACCTTTGGCGATGATAATTCACAGGCTAAAGCGCGTTACACCTATACCTATGCCTTCAGCGATGGCAAATGGTTGATTACCAGCCATCACTCGTCTGTACGGCCGCAGGACTGA
- the add gene encoding adenosine deaminase encodes MINPHIPLTDIHRHLDGNIRPQTILELGRQFTIDLPGHDLASLRPHVQIVDNEPDLLRFLQKLDWGVAVLGSLDACRRVAYENVEDAIRAGLDYAELRFSPYYMARSHQLPLEGVVEAVIDGIAAGCRDHNHDVMIRLIGIMSRTFGTQACEQELNALLAHKDHIVAIDLAGDELGFPGELFTTHFTRARDAGWHLTTHAGEAAGPESIWQAIKQLGAERIGHGVTAIVDRSLMEYMAEHQIGIESCLTSNLQTSTVKAMNEHPLVHFLRHGIPATINTDDPAVQGIEIRHEYEVAAPQAGLLPEDIRQAQENGLRIAFISEQEKQLLRQRVQQQQAIPAG; translated from the coding sequence ATGATTAATCCGCACATTCCGCTGACGGATATCCATCGCCATCTTGATGGTAATATTCGTCCTCAGACCATCCTTGAATTGGGCCGCCAGTTTACTATCGACCTGCCGGGTCACGACCTGGCTTCACTGCGCCCTCATGTCCAGATCGTCGACAATGAACCTGACCTACTACGTTTTCTGCAAAAACTGGACTGGGGAGTGGCCGTTCTGGGATCGCTGGATGCCTGTCGCCGGGTGGCTTACGAAAACGTTGAAGACGCCATACGTGCCGGACTGGATTATGCTGAACTGCGCTTTTCCCCCTACTACATGGCCCGTAGTCATCAACTACCGCTGGAAGGCGTAGTAGAAGCGGTGATCGACGGCATCGCAGCGGGCTGCCGCGACCATAACCACGACGTCATGATACGCCTGATCGGCATCATGAGCCGCACCTTTGGTACTCAGGCTTGTGAACAGGAACTGAACGCACTGCTGGCCCACAAAGACCATATCGTCGCCATCGATCTGGCGGGTGATGAGCTTGGCTTCCCCGGCGAATTGTTCACCACCCACTTTACCCGCGCCCGAGATGCAGGCTGGCACCTCACCACCCATGCCGGCGAGGCCGCTGGTCCGGAAAGCATCTGGCAGGCGATTAAGCAACTGGGGGCCGAACGCATCGGCCACGGCGTGACCGCCATTGTCGATCGCTCGTTAATGGAATACATGGCCGAACACCAGATTGGCATCGAGTCCTGCCTGACTTCCAACCTGCAAACCAGCACGGTAAAAGCGATGAACGAACATCCGCTGGTGCATTTTTTGCGCCACGGTATTCCAGCCACCATCAATACCGACGATCCGGCGGTTCAGGGCATCGAAATTCGTCATGAGTATGAGGTCGCCGCCCCACAGGCCGGTCTGTTGCCGGAGGATATCCGTCAGGCTCAGGAAAACGGGCTGCGTATTGCATTTATCTCCGAACAGGAGAAACAGTTGTTGCGCCAGCGGGTACAGCAACAGCAAGCCATACCAGCCGGATAA
- a CDS encoding DMT family transporter, which produces MQVENVKNTQTAQSYRSEQAQPAGMIFGYVAMAIAVIAWSLFAVSIRAISASPLSIADVALFRFGIPALLLLPWLPARLYQLSNLRPREIIAVLVGGGVPYFFIASLGGHLTTAAHVAALIAGTSPLSVALLAFVLFRHRVGTTQLRAILLILVGVVSMVLPGFSATMISGSAMLLLASLLWGGYTLAIRRSGLDTIGCVLLLSLPSALLLLGLMTTGVVESHLSRVTLHEMLPFLLIQGLGTGIISSLSYTVAVQKLGPNRSALIGSLCPALAYLLAVPLLGERFSLPNVFGVVVITLGVILANAPFNRSSR; this is translated from the coding sequence ATGCAAGTTGAAAACGTAAAAAACACGCAGACGGCTCAGTCTTACCGGTCGGAGCAAGCCCAACCTGCCGGAATGATTTTTGGTTATGTGGCGATGGCCATCGCCGTGATAGCGTGGTCGCTATTCGCAGTTTCCATCAGGGCCATTAGTGCTTCGCCACTGTCCATTGCCGACGTTGCGCTGTTCCGGTTTGGCATACCTGCCCTGCTGTTGTTACCCTGGCTCCCCGCGCGCCTGTATCAACTATCAAACCTTCGCCCACGTGAAATCATCGCCGTACTTGTCGGCGGCGGCGTCCCCTATTTCTTTATCGCATCGCTAGGCGGCCACTTAACGACAGCCGCGCATGTCGCCGCTTTGATCGCCGGCACGTCACCCCTTTCAGTCGCCTTGTTAGCTTTTGTCCTGTTTCGACATCGCGTCGGCACGACACAATTGCGTGCCATTCTGCTTATTTTGGTAGGTGTCGTCTCCATGGTCTTGCCGGGATTCAGTGCAACCATGATTAGCGGCAGCGCCATGCTGCTTTTGGCCAGTCTTTTGTGGGGTGGCTATACGCTGGCGATTCGTCGAAGTGGACTCGATACGATAGGATGCGTCTTGTTGCTCAGTCTCCCATCCGCCTTGCTGTTGCTTGGTTTAATGACGACAGGCGTTGTCGAATCGCATCTCAGTCGCGTCACTTTGCACGAGATGCTGCCTTTCCTGCTGATACAAGGATTGGGTACGGGGATTATTTCCAGCTTGAGTTATACGGTTGCCGTGCAGAAACTCGGGCCAAACCGCAGTGCGCTGATAGGGTCGTTATGTCCAGCGCTAGCCTATTTACTCGCTGTTCCGTTGCTTGGAGAGCGTTTTTCTTTGCCTAATGTCTTTGGCGTCGTCGTCATTACGTTGGGTGTCATTCTTGCCAATGCACCATTTAACCGATCTTCCAGATAA
- a CDS encoding Lrp/AsnC family transcriptional regulator, whose product MNKLDATDRQIVMLLQQDGRLTIQNLSEKINLSPTPCLRRVRQLEKAGILTGYTAIVNEEAYGLPITALVRIRLERHSEASVQAFEQSVGVIDDIMDCYVMAGDADYLLRVLVSSLRDYERFVRDKLQKIGGIASIETSFAYGMVKRSKVFPRL is encoded by the coding sequence ATGAACAAACTCGATGCAACGGATCGACAAATCGTTATGCTCTTGCAGCAAGACGGACGGCTGACGATCCAAAACTTATCGGAGAAAATTAATCTGTCTCCGACACCATGCCTGCGGCGAGTACGGCAGTTGGAAAAGGCAGGAATTCTTACTGGCTACACCGCTATCGTTAATGAAGAGGCCTACGGCTTGCCGATTACCGCTCTGGTGCGAATTCGCCTTGAGCGTCATTCTGAAGCATCGGTACAGGCATTTGAGCAATCGGTAGGTGTAATTGACGACATTATGGACTGCTATGTCATGGCGGGTGATGCAGACTATTTGTTGCGCGTGTTGGTCAGTAGCCTCCGCGATTACGAACGCTTCGTGCGGGATAAACTACAGAAAATTGGCGGTATTGCTTCAATCGAGACTAGTTTTGCGTATGGGATGGTTAAACGGTCAAAGGTATTTCCTCGTCTGTGA
- a CDS encoding YdgA family protein encodes MAKKTVVAAGIVIALAAAWGGASWFTGKQIEQHIGEVTDNLNNGLKNAYPQAGIKVTFRDYQRGIFKSQVALVVQSDGSDARQHLLAANEEVVFNATVFHGPFPLTASQFSLKPAMAAVHGELANTDSVKALFELTKNKPFITADSRIDYSGDTHSAVTLEALDVQSPDMKASFSGTTLLVDLAGDLRAGKVIGNVANLAMEKPNLHGQNEKLTLQDLALNSDTRKGKFDLEVGDVKLTLKKLALDVQGGDSLALNDFALVNHTTEDDANLAGQMTLTLGSALFRDQNLGSLNMNVNFAGLDGKGTRQFMTEYQKNLQSLLQNIDQITPEVYDQQLAALVLHNLPQLLKGNPSVKIAPFSWKNAKGESTFTLALDLTDPLQKNAAPTGNLSDEEAIIRQSVKNLDARLNVPLDMITELMVQTAPKASSDDEKKQLEQMARQQTQLMANIGQMSQVTVTKDNAITSSLQYSDGTVTFNGRKIPLGEFIAPFITLPSENVPEEGDDSAPEEQQSDASVSP; translated from the coding sequence GTGGCCAAAAAAACAGTGGTAGCGGCAGGAATCGTTATTGCACTTGCAGCGGCCTGGGGGGGCGCCTCCTGGTTTACCGGTAAGCAGATTGAGCAACACATTGGCGAAGTCACCGACAACCTGAACAACGGGCTGAAAAACGCCTACCCGCAGGCGGGCATCAAGGTGACGTTCCGCGACTATCAGCGCGGCATCTTCAAAAGCCAGGTAGCGCTGGTCGTACAGTCTGACGGTTCCGACGCCCGTCAGCACCTGTTGGCCGCAAACGAAGAAGTGGTGTTTAACGCGACCGTCTTCCACGGCCCTTTCCCGCTCACCGCCAGCCAGTTTAGCCTGAAGCCGGCGATGGCGGCCGTGCACGGCGAACTGGCCAACACCGACTCGGTGAAAGCGCTGTTTGAGCTGACCAAAAACAAACCGTTCATCACCGCCGATAGCCGTATCGATTACAGCGGCGATACGCACTCCGCCGTCACGCTGGAAGCGCTGGACGTGCAGAGTCCTGACATGAAGGCCAGTTTCAGCGGCACCACGCTGCTGGTAGATCTGGCCGGCGATCTGCGGGCGGGTAAAGTGATCGGCAATGTCGCCAATCTGGCGATGGAAAAACCCAACCTGCACGGGCAGAACGAAAAGCTGACGCTGCAGGATCTGGCGCTTAACAGCGATACCCGCAAAGGCAAATTCGACCTCGAAGTCGGCGACGTCAAGCTCACGCTGAAAAAACTGGCGCTGGACGTTCAGGGCGGCGATAGCCTGGCGCTGAACGATTTCGCGCTGGTCAATCACACCACGGAAGATGACGCCAACCTGGCCGGACAGATGACGCTGACCCTGGGCTCGGCGCTGTTCCGCGATCAAAATCTGGGATCGCTGAACATGAACGTCAACTTCGCCGGGCTGGATGGCAAAGGCACGCGCCAGTTCATGACCGAATACCAGAAAAACCTGCAGTCGCTGTTGCAGAATATCGACCAGATCACGCCGGAGGTCTACGACCAGCAACTGGCCGCGCTGGTTCTGCACAACCTGCCGCAACTGCTGAAAGGCAATCCAAGCGTCAAGATTGCACCGTTCAGTTGGAAGAACGCCAAAGGCGAAAGTACCTTCACGCTGGCGCTGGACCTGACCGATCCGCTGCAGAAAAACGCGGCGCCGACCGGCAATCTGTCCGATGAGGAAGCGATTATTCGTCAGTCGGTGAAAAATCTGGATGCCCGCCTCAACGTGCCGCTGGACATGATCACCGAACTGATGGTGCAAACCGCGCCGAAAGCCTCTTCCGACGACGAGAAAAAACAGCTGGAACAGATGGCGCGTCAGCAGACGCAACTGATGGCGAACATCGGCCAGATGAGTCAGGTCACCGTGACCAAGGACAACGCCATCACCAGTTCGCTGCAGTACAGCGACGGTACCGTGACCTTCAACGGTCGCAAGATTCCGCTGGGAGAGTTTATCGCGCCGTTCATCACGTTGCCGTCGGAGAACGTGCCTGAAGAAGGCGATGATTCCGCGCCGGAAGAACAGCAGTCGGACGCATCAGTCAGCCCATAA
- the manA gene encoding mannose-6-phosphate isomerase: MQKMRNSVQNYAWGSKHALTELYGIENPDNLPMAELWMGAHPKSSSLLLDEQGQAHNLRELINSDQPGFLGNAVAQRFGELPFLFKVLCAEQPLSIQVHPSKSAAEAGFARENAAGIALDSPQRNYKDANHKPELVFALTPYLAMNGFRELAEIASLLQPLADAHPAIAAFLQRPDSQTLTTLFSSLLSMNGEQKAQAIAELQRVLDGQHGEPWDTIRFIAQFYPDDGGLFSPLLLNVVTLKPGEAMFLYAETPHAYLQGVALEVMANSDNVLRAGLTPKYIDIPELIANVRFESKPAASLLTSPIKTANELSFPIPVDDFAFSLHYLTDAPQTLSQQSAAIIFCVEGQAVLEKGAQQVTLLPGESCFIPASESPVQVQGQGQIARVYNRPLMA, encoded by the coding sequence ATGCAAAAAATGCGCAACAGTGTGCAGAATTACGCCTGGGGCAGTAAACATGCGTTAACTGAACTGTATGGGATTGAAAACCCAGACAACCTTCCAATGGCCGAACTGTGGATGGGCGCACATCCGAAAAGCAGTTCCCTGCTGCTTGACGAGCAAGGGCAAGCGCACAATCTGCGTGAGTTGATCAATAGCGATCAACCCGGTTTTCTGGGTAACGCGGTGGCCCAGCGCTTTGGCGAGTTGCCGTTCCTGTTCAAGGTTTTGTGCGCCGAACAACCGTTGTCGATTCAGGTTCACCCCAGTAAATCCGCCGCCGAGGCGGGATTCGCTCGGGAAAATGCCGCCGGTATCGCGCTGGACTCGCCCCAACGCAATTACAAGGATGCCAACCACAAACCGGAACTGGTCTTCGCTCTCACGCCTTATCTGGCGATGAACGGCTTTCGCGAGCTGGCCGAGATCGCCAGCCTGTTGCAACCGCTGGCCGATGCCCATCCGGCGATCGCCGCGTTTTTGCAGCGCCCGGACAGCCAGACGCTGACGACGCTGTTCTCCAGCCTGCTGAGCATGAACGGCGAACAGAAAGCGCAGGCCATCGCAGAACTGCAACGCGTGCTGGACGGTCAACACGGCGAACCCTGGGACACCATCCGATTTATTGCGCAGTTTTATCCCGATGACGGCGGCCTGTTCTCTCCGCTGCTGCTGAACGTCGTCACGCTGAAACCCGGCGAAGCCATGTTCCTGTACGCCGAAACCCCGCACGCCTACCTTCAGGGCGTGGCGCTGGAAGTGATGGCCAATTCAGACAACGTCCTGCGCGCCGGCCTGACGCCCAAGTACATCGATATCCCCGAGCTGATCGCCAACGTCCGTTTCGAATCGAAACCTGCCGCTTCTCTGCTCACCTCGCCGATAAAAACGGCCAACGAGCTGAGTTTCCCTATTCCGGTCGATGACTTTGCCTTTTCACTGCATTATCTTACCGATGCGCCGCAGACGCTCAGCCAGCAGAGTGCGGCGATTATCTTTTGCGTCGAAGGCCAGGCGGTGCTGGAAAAAGGGGCTCAGCAGGTCACACTGCTGCCAGGCGAATCCTGCTTTATCCCCGCCAGCGAATCGCCGGTTCAGGTTCAGGGGCAGGGTCAGATTGCCCGCGTCTATAACCGGCCTTTAATGGCATAA
- the fumC gene encoding class II fumarate hydratase, translating into MSDTRIEKDSMGPIAVPAAHLWGAQTQRSLEHFRISEEKMPRALIVALAQTKRAAARVNMDLGLLPADKGDAILQAADEVLNGLHAGEFPLAIWQTGSGTQTNMNMNEVLANRASEVLGGVRGNERLVHPNDDVNKSQSSNDVFPTAMHVAAVTVVREHLLPELKVLQQTLADKAVQFADIVKIGRTHLQDATPLTLGQEISGWVAMLTHNLRHIENSIPHLCELALGGTAVGTGLNTHPEYAVRVAAELASLTGHPFVTAPNKFEALATCDALVHGHGALKGLAASLMKIANDVRWLASGPRCGIGEIAIPENEPGSSIMPGKVNPTQCEAMTMLCCQVMGNDVAVNLGGASGNFELNVFRPMVIHNFLQSVRLLADGMKSFNEHCAVGIEPNRERINQLLNESLMLVTALNPHIGYDKAAEIAKKAHKEGLTLKASALKLGYLTEEQFIQWVRPEDMVGSMKS; encoded by the coding sequence ATGTCAGACACTCGAATCGAAAAAGACTCCATGGGGCCGATTGCCGTGCCGGCAGCGCACCTTTGGGGGGCTCAGACCCAGCGTTCGCTGGAGCATTTCCGTATTTCGGAAGAGAAAATGCCGAGAGCGCTGATCGTGGCGCTGGCGCAAACCAAGCGGGCGGCCGCCCGCGTGAATATGGATTTGGGGCTGTTGCCTGCGGATAAAGGCGACGCCATTCTCCAGGCGGCGGATGAAGTGCTGAACGGGCTGCATGCCGGCGAATTTCCGCTGGCTATCTGGCAGACCGGTTCCGGTACTCAGACCAATATGAATATGAACGAAGTGCTGGCGAATCGGGCCAGCGAAGTGCTGGGCGGCGTTCGGGGCAATGAGCGGCTGGTGCACCCGAACGACGACGTCAATAAGAGCCAGAGTTCTAACGATGTTTTTCCTACGGCGATGCATGTGGCGGCGGTTACCGTGGTACGGGAACACCTGCTCCCTGAACTGAAGGTGTTGCAGCAAACGCTGGCGGATAAAGCCGTGCAATTCGCCGATATCGTCAAAATAGGCCGCACCCATTTGCAGGATGCGACGCCGCTGACGCTGGGGCAGGAGATTTCCGGCTGGGTGGCGATGCTGACGCACAACCTGCGTCATATCGAAAACAGTATCCCGCACCTGTGCGAACTGGCGTTGGGCGGCACCGCGGTCGGCACCGGATTGAACACGCACCCGGAATACGCGGTGCGGGTGGCGGCGGAACTGGCCTCGCTGACCGGTCACCCGTTTGTCACCGCGCCGAACAAGTTTGAAGCGTTAGCGACCTGCGATGCGCTGGTTCACGGGCACGGCGCCTTGAAAGGGCTGGCGGCGTCGCTGATGAAGATCGCCAACGACGTCCGCTGGCTGGCGTCCGGGCCGCGTTGTGGTATTGGTGAAATCGCCATTCCGGAAAACGAACCGGGCAGTTCCATCATGCCGGGCAAGGTCAATCCGACACAGTGTGAAGCCATGACCATGCTGTGTTGCCAGGTGATGGGGAACGATGTGGCGGTAAACCTGGGCGGCGCGTCCGGTAATTTTGAATTGAACGTGTTCCGACCGATGGTGATCCACAACTTCCTGCAGTCGGTACGGTTGCTGGCCGACGGTATGAAGAGTTTCAACGAGCATTGCGCCGTCGGGATTGAACCGAATCGCGAACGTATCAATCAGTTACTGAACGAGTCGCTGATGTTGGTGACGGCGCTCAATCCGCACATCGGTTATGACAAAGCGGCGGAGATCGCCAAAAAAGCGCATAAAGAAGGGCTGACGCTGAAAGCGTCGGCGTTAAAGTTGGGCTACCTGACCGAAGAACAGTTCATCCAGTGGGTACGCCCGGAAGACATGGTTGGCAGTATGAAGTCGTGA
- the tus gene encoding DNA replication terminus site-binding protein, whose translation MAAYDLIERMNHCFTTLEAQLSEMHQLFRTFRFAGGHIFTLPPVEKGTEHDPVTQIHVTPVTGDDACDIGLPHFRHLFIHHHAETVSSKAAIRLPGVLCFRVEQQEYRQAHRLITDINARKKELEQIITVESGLEPEQRFDFVHTHLKGLITLSAYRTITLLVDPTSVRFGWANKNIIKNLTRDALLEKLEKSLRAGRSQAPYSKEQWASLLEQEIQDVKRLPEQASLKIKRPVKVQPIARVWYQEQQKQVQYPCPSPLLVLCRQDAVPVMGELNDYDADNIQHRHRPKAKPLRLLIPRLHLYTDDGI comes from the coding sequence ATGGCAGCCTACGACCTGATCGAACGCATGAATCATTGCTTCACCACCCTTGAGGCGCAATTGTCTGAAATGCATCAGTTGTTCCGGACATTTCGCTTCGCCGGCGGGCATATTTTTACGCTTCCGCCAGTGGAGAAAGGCACCGAGCACGATCCGGTTACACAGATTCACGTCACGCCGGTCACCGGCGATGACGCGTGCGATATCGGCTTGCCGCATTTTCGTCATCTGTTTATTCATCACCACGCAGAAACCGTCAGCAGCAAAGCGGCGATTCGCCTGCCCGGCGTACTGTGTTTTCGCGTTGAGCAGCAGGAATACCGGCAGGCTCATCGGCTAATTACCGACATCAACGCGCGCAAAAAAGAGCTGGAACAGATCATTACGGTGGAATCCGGGCTGGAACCGGAGCAGCGTTTCGATTTTGTTCATACGCACCTAAAAGGGCTGATCACGCTGAGCGCCTACCGCACCATCACCCTGCTGGTCGATCCGACATCGGTGCGATTTGGCTGGGCGAACAAGAACATCATCAAAAATCTCACCCGGGATGCCTTGCTGGAAAAGCTGGAGAAAAGCCTGCGCGCCGGGCGCAGTCAGGCGCCGTACAGCAAGGAACAGTGGGCATCGTTGCTGGAGCAGGAAATACAGGATGTAAAACGCCTGCCGGAGCAGGCGTCGCTGAAAATTAAACGGCCGGTGAAAGTACAGCCTATCGCCAGAGTCTGGTATCAGGAGCAGCAGAAACAGGTGCAGTATCCCTGCCCTTCGCCGTTACTGGTGCTATGCCGCCAGGACGCCGTCCCCGTAATGGGCGAACTGAACGACTATGACGCCGATAACATTCAGCATCGGCACCGCCCCAAAGCCAAACCATTGCGGCTATTGATCCCTAGGCTGCATTTGTACACCGATGACGGCATATGA
- a CDS encoding MFS transporter, translating to MSASVTDDIQPQRLTHSPVYKNPFITRGTPTFIRVTLALFSAGLATFALLYCVQPILPVLSQAFGVSPATSSLSLSVSTITMAVGLLFTGPLSDTIGRKNVMVVSLLLASVCTLIGSMMTNWAGLLAMRALVGLSLSGVAAVAMTYLSEEIHPSVVAFSMGLYISGNSIGGMSGRLLTGVITDFFNWRVSIACIGVVALLASVTFWRILPDSRHFRAGSLRPKTLWINARLHWRDAGLPLLFAEGFLLMGSFVTLFNYIGYRLLGAPYNLSQTVVGLLSVVYLTGSYASPRAGAMIARFGRGPVLVGSIALMLSGLLLTLFSSLPVMFVGMMLFAAGFFASHSVASSWIGVRALRARGQASSQYLFCYYLGSSLAGTSGGFFWYHYGWTGLVLFLSCLLMLALLLGFKLKSLKSRV from the coding sequence ATGTCCGCTTCTGTCACCGATGACATCCAACCTCAACGCTTGACTCACTCGCCCGTTTATAAAAACCCGTTTATCACCCGAGGCACGCCGACGTTCATTCGCGTTACGCTGGCGTTGTTCTCCGCCGGCCTGGCGACGTTCGCCTTACTGTACTGCGTGCAACCGATACTGCCGGTGCTGTCGCAGGCCTTTGGCGTGTCGCCGGCAACCAGCAGCCTGTCGCTCTCTGTCTCCACTATTACCATGGCGGTCGGGTTATTGTTTACCGGCCCGCTGTCGGACACCATCGGGCGCAAAAATGTGATGGTGGTGTCTCTGTTGCTGGCCTCGGTTTGTACCCTGATTGGTTCGATGATGACTAACTGGGCCGGGCTGCTGGCCATGCGGGCACTGGTCGGCTTATCGCTCAGCGGCGTGGCGGCGGTGGCGATGACCTACCTGAGCGAGGAAATTCACCCCAGCGTGGTGGCATTCTCCATGGGGCTATACATCAGCGGCAACTCCATTGGCGGCATGAGCGGACGCCTGCTGACCGGGGTGATTACCGATTTTTTCAACTGGCGTGTGTCTATTGCTTGTATCGGCGTGGTCGCGTTGCTGGCCTCGGTGACGTTCTGGCGAATATTGCCCGACTCACGCCATTTTCGCGCCGGCTCACTGCGCCCCAAAACGCTGTGGATCAATGCTCGCCTACACTGGCGTGACGCGGGTTTGCCGTTGTTGTTCGCCGAGGGATTCCTGCTGATGGGGAGCTTTGTCACGCTGTTCAACTACATTGGCTACCGCCTGCTGGGTGCTCCCTATAATCTGAGTCAGACGGTCGTCGGGTTGTTGTCGGTGGTCTACCTGACCGGCAGTTACGCGTCTCCCCGCGCCGGGGCGATGATTGCTCGCTTTGGACGCGGACCGGTGCTGGTCGGCAGCATTGCCCTGATGTTGTCCGGCCTGCTGTTAACCCTGTTCAGTTCATTACCAGTAATGTTCGTCGGGATGATGCTGTTTGCCGCGGGGTTCTTTGCCTCCCACTCGGTCGCCAGCAGCTGGATTGGCGTGCGGGCGCTGCGCGCCAGAGGACAGGCATCGTCTCAATACCTGTTCTGTTATTATCTGGGGTCGAGCCTGGCCGGTACCTCCGGCGGTTTCTTCTGGTATCACTACGGCTGGACCGGTCTGGTGCTGTTTCTGTCATGCCTGCTGATGCTGGCACTGTTGCTCGGGTTTAAACTAAAGTCCCTGAAAAGCAGGGTGTAA